CTTCGGCTACAGCCTCAATACGCTCACCCTCGGCGGGCTGGCGATCGCGCTCGGCGAGGTGGTCGATGACGCCATCATCGATGTCGAGAACATCGCCCGGCGCCTGCGGGAGAATCGCCGGCTGCCCGAGCCACGGGCGGTGATGGCGGTGGTGCGCGACGCCTCGATCGAAGTGCGCCACAGCGTGGTCTATGCCACCTTCGTGGTGGCCCTCGTCTTCGCCCCGGTGCTCACCATGAGCGGGGTGCAGGGGGCGCTGTTCCTTCCGCTCGGCGTGGCCTACATCCTGGCGACCCTCGCCTCGCTCGCGGTGGCGCTGACCGTGACGCCCGCGCTCACCCTGGTGCTCCTCGGCCGGCGGGACGGCGCCGCGCCCGAGCCGGGACTCCTCCGTGCCCTCCGGACGGGCTACGAGCGCCTGCTTGGCACGCTGCTGCCACGACCGCGGCTGGTGGCGGCTGGTGCCGTGGCCGTCTGCGCCGGCGCCGTGGCGGTGCTGCCGTTCTTCGGCTCATCGTTCCTGCCGGATTTCCGCGAAGGCCATTACGTGGTGCACATGGCGGCCGTCCCGGGCGCCTCGCTGGAGGAATCGGTGCGCCTGGGCCGGATGGTCAGTCAGGCGATCGCCCGGGACCCGCGCGTGCTCGCCGTGGCCCAGCGCGCCGGCCGGGCCGAGCTCTCCGAGGACACCTGGGGCACGCACTACAGTGAGATCGAGGTGGAGCTCAAGCCGCTCGAGGGCATCGAGGCGCGGACGGTCCAGGACAGCCTGCGCGCCCACTTGCGCGGGTTTCCCGGCGTCAGCTTCGCCATCCGGGGCTTCCTCACCGAGCGGATCGAGGAGACGCTCACCGGGTCCACGGCCCAGATCGTGGTCCGCATCTTCGGGGAGGATCTCGACAGCCTGGATGCGGCGGCGCGACGGGTGGCCGGGCTAGCCCGGGGGATCCCCGGCGCGGTGGATGTGCAGTACGAGCCGCCCGCCGTGGTGCCCGAGGTGACCGTCCGATTGCGGCCGGCCGCGCTCGCGCGGGCCGGCCTGGCCGGCGACGACGTGCTGCGCGACGTCGAAACCGCCACCCGCGGCGCCCGGGTGGGGCAGGTCTACGACGGGGCGCGGGCCACCGACGTCGTCGTGATCCTCGAGGCGGCCGCCCGGGCGCGTCCCGAGGATCTCGGCGCGCTCCCGCTCCGCGGGGATGATGGGCGGCTCACCACGCTCGCCCGGGTGGCCGACATCGGTCGCTCCACGGGGCGGTACCTCATCGCGCACCAGGGCACCCGGAGGGTCCAGACCGTCACCGCCAATACCCGGGGACGGGACGTCGCCGACTTCGCCCGCGAACTCGAGACCCGGCTTGCCGCTCCCGGCCTGCTGCCCCCGGGCAGCTACGCCGAACTGGCGGGCACGGCCACCGCCCAGCGGGAGGCCGAGCGCGAGCTGCTGGTCCACAGCCTGCTGGCGGGCGCGGTGATCTTCCTGCTGCTCTGGCTCGCGTTCGCGGAGCCGGGCCGCCTGCTCCTCGTCCTCGCCAACCTGCCGTTCTCCCTGGTGGGCGGGGTGGCCGCGGTGGCCCTCTCGGGTGCCACGCTGTCCCTCGGCTCGCTGGTGGGGTTCGTCACGCTCTTCGGGATCGCCACGCGCAACGCCGTGATGCTGGTATCGCACTACGACCACCTGGTGCGCCTCGAAGGGGAGCGCTGGGAGGCGGCGACCGCGCTACGCGGCGCGAGTGAGCGCCTGGGGCCGATCCTCATGACGGCCACCGTCACCGGGCTGGCGCTGCTACCCCTCGCGCTTGGCAGTGGCGACCCCGGCCGGGAGATCGAGGGCCCCATGGCCATCGTCATCCTGGGCGGCCTCGTCACCTCGACCGTGTTGTCGCTGTTCGTGCTGCCCACGCTGGCGCTGCGCTACGTGCGGTTCCGCGGGGACTGAGCGGCCGCGCGCCAGGAGCCAGCGGATGTGGGACCGCTGCAGGTGGTAGATCCCGCCCCCGTAGACCGCCGTCGCCGCCGCCAGCGCGGCCCGCAGCAGGCTCCCGCCGGGACCCTGGTGCACGGCGGAAAGCACCTCGAGTCCCATCGCCACCGCCCCGCCCGTTCCGGCCAGCGCGCCGAGCGAGGACCGGAAGGGCCCCTCCCGACGGCCGCGTGCCTCCGCCACGGCGTAGCCCAGCACGGTGAACGCCGCGAGGTGCTCCAGGGTCCGGAGGATCTCGCGCGTACCGGTGGCCCCCCAGACATGGCCGAAGCCGAGGCTGGCGTGCCAGGATCCCAGCGCCGACCACGGAGGCCAGCTCACCTGCAGCAGCAGGTAGAGCGCAAGCACCGGTGTCACGCGCCGGAGGGTCTCCGCCTCGAAGCGTCGCTCGAGGGCATTGGCCGGGCGGCGTTCGGCGCCCCAGACCCAGGTGGCGCCCGCGATCACGGCGCTGCCGCCGGCCACCGCCAGGGGCGCGGTGGCCAGCCCGGCTACCGCGCCCACCAGGAACCACGCCCCGGCGCCCAGGGCCACACGCCCCAGCGGGAGCGCGTCCGCGGGACCGAGGCGGTGACGGTAGACGGCCCCAAGCACCTGTGCCCCCGCGAGCCCCAGCAGCCCCGCCAGCAGCAGGCGGTGCGGTTCCCCGGTGGCCGCCAGCCCGCTCACCCACAGCAGCGGGACCAGGAGGTACACCAGCCCCATCAGCGGCAGCTCCAGCGCGAGCGCGCCGATCAGGGCCGGCGTCACCTGGATCCGGCGCCGGAGCGCGCCGGCGCTGAGCCCCCCGAGCCACGCGCCGAGCCCGTTGGTGCACACGTCGAAGGGCGAGGGAAAGCGGCTGGGCAGGAAGAGCTGCGCCGCCTCGACCGCGGCGCTCAGCGCGAGCCCGAGCAGCAGCGGCCGGCGGGCGAGCGGGTCTTCCACGGTCAGGGTCAGCTGGGCCAGGAATCCGAGGGGGATGAACATCCCCACATTGGCCACGGCATCCGCGAGGTCCGCCTTCCAGGAGAGGTGGAATGAGGCGGGCATGCCGAAGTCAAACGGCACCAGCGTGACGATCACCACCACGCCCAGCAGGTACCCGAGGAACGCCCGGGCCAGCCGCGCACCGGTCGTGCCGTTCACCGACGGCACACGGGCGCCGCGCCACGACGGGGACGCCGGCCGCGGGGTAGAGGAAGGTGCGCTGTCCTGGGGTACACGGGTCGCCTGGCTCCGGGGTGCCAGTGGGAGGTGTTGCTGAGGGTTGGTCTATCGGGAGGTATCGGCCGTGCGGCCCGGAACCTGAGCGCGACGCGCCGGCCTAGTCGTCGGCGTCACGGGCTCCCGCCTCGAGGCGGTCGCCCAGCCAGTCCACCAGGAGGAAGGCTTCGAGCAGCAGGGCCGCCGCCGCCACCGCGCCGGCCGGGAGCGCCGCCCAGGGCCCGATGCGCCCGTGGAGCAGGTAGCCGATCCCGCCCCCGAGCGCAGCGGGCCCGACGAGGAACAGCAGGAGCAGCAGGAAGGAGACCCCCGCGGTGAGCAGGTGCTGCCCCATCTGCTCGATGCCGCCGGGGCGGATCTCGGTGCGCACCCATGCCGGGTACAGGAGGGCGCCCCCGTTCTGGATGCCGAGGGACACGATGTTGATGCCGGCCAGCACCGCGAGGGCCGGAACCGTGAGCAGCACCAACTGCGAAGCGGGGAGCGGCAGCCGGTCCTGCGCCAGCAGCGCCCCCAGGCCGACGCCGCCCAGGACCAGCTGGAGCGCGGTCAGGACCGAGGCTGAGGAGAGGATCATCCCCGTCATGATCTGCCGGCCGGGGAGTGGCCAGGAGCGGATCAGGTCGAGGTGCTCGACCTCACCACGCAGGTCCACCCGGACCCACTGGGGGCCGAGCAGGGTCAGCATGCCCGCCCAGGAGAGCGCGAGCACGCCGACGAAGCCCAGCATGTTGCCGCTCTCCTCGCCGACCACACCGCCCACCACGACGATGCCGACCAGCAGGAGCAGGAGCGTGAGCAGGGACGCGGGGCTCGTGGTGCGCAGCAGCCGGGTGAGGTTCTTCCACATGATGGCCAGCACCGGCGAGCCCGTGGCGCCCAGCGGCAGTCGGCGACGGTGGGCCTCGGGACGGAGCGGCGCGACCGTCCCTTGCCGCCGCCAGCGTGAGAGCAGTTCCGCGCGACGCGCGCTCGCCTCGATGGCCGCTTCCTCGAAGCTGCGGTCCGCCCGCAGGATCCATAGTACGTGCAACCCCACCACGAGGAGCCCCGCCGGCAGCGCCCGCGCGAACGCCCAGCCCGATTCCGCCGCGAGCGGCCCGAGCGGCAGCCGGAAGGGCCACACCAGCCACGAGAGCGGGGCCGTCCCGGCGAGCGTCAGGAGCCACTCGAGCGGATTCCCGTTGGGCGGTGCGAGCTGCCGTGCGGTGACCACGCCCACGCCGACAAGCAGGCCCGCCACCACCACCGTGGGCCAGGTCCGCCGCCACCCCGCGCGGCCATGCACGAGCAGGCTGTCCCGGGTGAGGGCCGTCCCCAGCCGGTGCAGGGAGAGGGTAGTGAAGAAGATCCACAGCCCGGCCATGTGGAGCAGCGGGTGGGCGCCGTCGGCCCGGCGCCAGAACAGCATGGTCCAGAGCAGCACGTTGAAGAGGACGAGCACCTGGTTGCGTCCCAGCTTGTAGGCCAGGAGCGCCGCGCGGGACAGCGGGGCGGGGAAGAGGAACTGGACCTCCGCGGGCGCGAAGGCCAGGGCGCTCCGGTCGGCGCCGAGCAGCCACCACTTGGCCACCAGTACCAGCAGGAACAGCGTCCCCCCGCCCGCCACGGCGCGGGTGGCCAGCCCGCCCCCGGGCCCCGCCCGCTGGCCGAAGAGCACCAGGCCCAGGTAGGCCACGCCCACCAGCACCGCGAGCGCGTAGCGGGGGCTGCGGAGCTGGCGCAGCAGCCGGCGGCCGCGGTTCCAGGCGGTGCAGCGCAGCAGGTAGAGCGCGGCATCCGTCACGCCGACGGCGGCTCCCCGTGCCCGGTGAGGGAAAGGAAGAGGTCTTCCAGGCCACGCCCGCTGAACTCCGGGCGCCCCGCGGCAATCTCCGCCACGGTGCCCATGGCCACGCGCTGCCCGTTCTGGATGATCAGCACCCGGGTGCAGAGCTCCTCGACCAGCGGGAGCAGGTGCGAGCTCAGGATGACCGCCGCCCCCGACTCCGCCCGGGCCGCGATCGTGCGCTTCATCCGCCGGATGCCCACCGGATCGAGCCCGGTCAGCGGTTCGTCGAGGATCAGCACCCGCGGCTGGTGGATCAGCCCGCACGCGATCGCCAGCTTCTGGCGCATGCCGCGCGACAACTCACTGGCCAGGCTGTCGGCCTTGTCCGACAGCTCCAGTTCCTCCAGCAGTTCCGGGGCACGCCCCACCGCCTCGGGCTGGCGGTACAGCCGCGCCACGAAGCCCAGGTGCTCCAGGACGGTCAGGTAGTCGAACAGCTGGGGCTCATCGGGGATGAAGGCGAGTGCCGCCTTGGCGGCGACCGGGGCGTGCGCGAGGTTGTGGCCGGCGATCCGGATCTGGCCCTGGGTCGGCGGGATGATCCCTGCCAGGCTGCGGAGGGTGGTGGTCTTCCCGGCGCCATTGGGACCCACCAGGCCGAGGATCTCCCCGGCCGGGACGTGAAAGGAGAGCCCTTGCACCGCCGTGAGGGCCCCATACACCTTCGTGAGGTCTTGGACGTCGATCACTGCCGGTCTCCCGCCCGATTCCGCTGAAACCAACACTCGGGCTCGCGCGTCTCTAGATGAAACACCCAACCCGCTCGGGGTCGGGACCCGGGGAGCAGGATATGCGAAACTACTGGATCAGGATCCTCGCCGGCGCCGTGGGCATCTTCGCCATCGGCATGGCGCTCATCACCGGCTTCCGGGCGATGAAGTCCAAGGTCACCACCACCTTCAACAGCACCGACCCGATCCCCATCCCGCTGGTCGGGCTGTTGCCGTTCCGGCTCGACGACGCGAAGCTCGGCAGCCTCAGCCGGGTGGAGTTCCTCCGGCACGATCCGGAACACCTCTCCGGCGTGCGCGTCCTCGTGAAGCTGGCCGATTCCGTCGGACCGGACCGGCTCCGCGAGTGCGTGCTGGTGGTCGATGACGTCGAGCGGATCAATGACCGGACGACGTTCCGGTGTGCCCCGATCGGCGGGATACCGGCCGGGGCCGAGGAGTTCGGCACGGTTCGGGTGCAGGGGATGCCGGACAGCTTCCCGCTCTTCCTGCCCACCAAGGTGGTCGCCGACCTGCGGCGCACCGAGATCCGGCTGGACCACAACGGCCTGCACGTGAACAGTATCCCCGACCCCGTCCACGCGGCCATGGAGGCCAAGGCCGATTCCCTGCGGGAGGCCCTGGGCGATCGGATCGAGGCCCGGTCCGACTCGGTGGATGACCTGCGCTCCCGCGCCGACGAGCTCGAGGACTCCTCCGCCCGCCTCGGCGCCGCGCAGCGGCGGGTTGTGGAGCGCCAGGCCGACTCCGCGCGGACTGCCATGCGGGCCATGATCGACCGGATGAAGGCGGATGAGGCACGGTTGGGGGCGGTCGAGCGCATGGGCGAGTTCTCCCCGGAGCAGGTGGATTCGCTGGCCCGGATGGGTCGGCGGATCGCGGACTCGGTGCTGGGTGAGGTCGCCCGGCAGCTGCAGCAGGCGCGGCTCCAGGTCGAGGGGCAGGGCGCCGCAGCCACCGGCACGGGGGCGCCCGCGGTGCCCCGGGTCAGCGTTGAAGCCCCGCCGCCCCCTCCGCGACCCTGACCGAGGCGCCGGCATGCTCCTGGTACTCGACAACTATGACAGCTTCACCTACAACCTGGTCCAGTATGTGGGGGAACTCGGGGCGGAGCCGGTCGTTTACCGCAACGATGCCCTCACGGTGGACCAGGCCCTCGCGCTAGGCCCCGAGGCGATCATCATCTCGCCCGGTCCCGGCGAGCCCCGCGACGCCGGGATCTCGATCCCCCTGATCCGGGCAGCCGCGGGCCGTGTGCCCCTCCTCGGCGTCTGCCTGGGGCACCAGGCCATGGGGGAGGCGTATGGTGGTCGGGTGGTCCGTGCCGGGCGGCTCATGCACGGCAAGACCACCCAGGTGACCCACCTCGGGGAGGGACTCTTCCGCGGCCTGCCGAATCCCCTGACGGTTATGCGCTACCACTCCCTGGTCGTCGCCGCCGAGGATTTCCCGGCCGAGCTCGAAATGACGGCGTGGTCCATGGATCGGCCGCGGGGGCAGGAGGTCATGGCGCTCCGGCACCGGACCCACCCCCAGTTCGGGGTCCAATTCCACCCGGAGTCGATTGCCACGGAGGCCGGGCGGGAGCTCCTGTCCAACTTCCTGCGGCTGGCCGCCGCCTGGCGTACAGACCGGGTGGCCGCAATCGCCTAACCACTTGACGGATAATCAGCTAGGCACTACGACCTGGCCCCCCGAGCCGCCCGGCACGACTTTTGACAGGACCGGGCGGCTTTATTACGTTCGGAAATGCGCGTCCTCGGTGTCATCCCGGCCAGGCTCGGCTCGACCCGCATCCCCCACAAACCGCTGCAGCCCCTGGCCGGCGAGCCCTTGGTGACCCGCGTGATCCAGCGTGTGCAGCGTCTCGGGTTGGTGGACGAGCTCGTGGTGGCCACGGATTCCACCATGGTGGCGCGGGTGGTGGAGCTGGCCGGCATCCGCGCGGTGCTGACCCGGCCCGAGCATGAGAGCGGCACGGATCGGGTGGCCGAGGTGGCCGCCCGGCCCGAGTTCGGCGGCCATGACGTGGTGATCAACATCCAGGGCGATGAGCCCTTCCTGCCCGCGGCGGCGCTGCGGGGGGCCCTGGAACGGGTGACGGTCGACGGGGACGACGTCGGGACGGCCGCGGCCCCGCTGGCGCCGGAAGACGTGGCCGACGCGGCCCGGGTAAAGGTGGTGACCGATCACCGCGGCCGCGCGCTCTACTTTTCCCGGGCCCCGATCCCATACCGGCGCGATCCGGGGGGGCCCTGCCGGGACCTCTACTGGCAGCACGTCGGGGTCTACGCCTACCGGCGGGCCGCGCTGGCGCGGTGGGTGGGGTTGCCGCCGGCCCAGGCGGAGCTGGCGGAGCGGCTGGAGCAGCTCCGGGCGCTGCACCATGGGATGACGGTCGGAGTGGCACGGCTCGAACAGCCCGCGCGGCCGGGGGTCGACACCCCCGAGGACCTGCGCCGCGCGGAGGCATACTGGCTCGCTCAGGAGGAGGACCAATGACCAACGGCACCACCAGCACCAAGTACATCTTCGTGACCGGCGGGGTGGTCTCCTCCCTCGGCAAGGGCATCGCGGCGGCCTCGCTCGGGCGGCTCCTGGTGGAGCGCGGGCTGACCGTCACCATGCAGAAGTTCGACCCGTACATCAACGTCGATCCGGGTACGATGTCGCCGTTCCAGCACGGCGAGGTCTACGTCACCGACGACGGCGCCGAGACCGACCTCGACCTCGGCCACTACGAGCGCTACATCGACCGCTCGCTCTCCCAGCAGAACAACATTACCACCGGCCGCATCTACCAGAACGTCATCGGCAAGGAACGCCGCGGCGAGTATCTCGGCTCCACCGTGCAGGTCATCCCCCACATCACCGACGAGATCAAGAACGCCATCCGCCGCCCCGCGCCGGGGCACGACGTGGTGATCACCGAGATCGGCGGCACGGTCGGCGACATCGAGTCCCTGCCGTTCCTCGAGGCCATCCGCCAGTTCCGGCAGGAGGTCGGGCGGGACAACGCGCTGTTCCTGCACCTGACCCTGGTGCCCTACATCGCCGCGGCGGGGGAGCTCAAGACCAAGCCCACCCAGCACTCGGTGCGCGACCTCATGCAGATCGGGATCCAGCCCGACATCCTCATCTGCCGCAGCGAGCAGCCGATCAGTCCCGAGATCAAGCGGAAGATCGCCGGGTTCTGCAACGTCGACTTCGAGTGCGTGATCGAGAGCCCCGACGTCAAGTCCATCTACGAGATCCCGGTGCGTTTCCGGGAGCAGGGCTTCGACCGCGTGGTCTGCGAGCGGCTGCGGCTGGAGACCCGGGAGCCGGACCTCACCAGCTGGAAGGCGATGGTCGAGAAGATCCTGCGGCCCAGGCACGCGGTGCGCATCGCGGTGGTGGGCAAGTACACCGACCTGCACGACGCGTACAAGTCGGTCCAGGAGGCGCTCATCCACGGGGGCATCGCCAGCGATGCCGGGGTGGCCATCGACTGGCTCTCCAGTGACCAGTTCACCAGCCAGGAGGCGGCCGGCCGCCTGCTGGAGCAGTACGACGGCCTCCTCGTGCCCGGCGGCTTCGGCATCCGGGGCATCGAGGGGATGATCGAGGCGATCCGCTGGGCCCGGGAACACCAGCTGCCGTTCTTCGGCATCTGCCTCGGGCTGCAGGTCGCCATCATCGAGTTCGCCCGCCACGTCTGCGACATGCCCAACACCACCAGCACCGAGTTCGAGCCCGAGTGCGAGGCGCCGGTGATCGCCCTTATGGCCAACCAGCGCGAGGTGAAGGACATGGGCGGCACCATGCGGCTCGGCGCCTACGCCGCCAAGCTGCGGGACAAGTCCCGCGCCGCCCAGGCCTACGGCACGCTGCAGATCAGCGAGCGGCACCGGCACCGCTGGGAGGTGAACAACGCCTACCGCGACGTGCTGGCCGAGCATGGCCTGCGGCTGTCGGGGCAGTCGCCCGACGGGGGGCTGGTCGAGATCATCGAGCTGCCCGACCACCCCTGGTTCCTGGGCTGCCAGTTCCACCCCGAGCTCAAGTCCCGGCCCACCCGCCCGCATCCGCTCTTCGCGGCCTTCATCGCGGCCGCGCTGGAGCGGCGCCAGCGACCTCCCGCCGCGGCGCGGCCCGCCGTGGCCGCGGCCAGCCGCTGAGATGCCCTGGACCTTTCGCGGGGCGCCGTTGCTGGTGGCCGGCCCCTGCGTGGTCGAGCCGGGCGACATCATGCCCCGCGTGGCGGAACGGCTGGCGGGGCTCGGCGTCCGGCTCGGCATCCCGGTCTGCTTCAAGGCCAGCGTGGACAAGGCCAACCGCGCCCGGGGCGACGCGCCCCGCGG
The Gemmatimonadota bacterium DNA segment above includes these coding regions:
- a CDS encoding aminodeoxychorismate/anthranilate synthase component II codes for the protein MLLVLDNYDSFTYNLVQYVGELGAEPVVYRNDALTVDQALALGPEAIIISPGPGEPRDAGISIPLIRAAAGRVPLLGVCLGHQAMGEAYGGRVVRAGRLMHGKTTQVTHLGEGLFRGLPNPLTVMRYHSLVVAAEDFPAELEMTAWSMDRPRGQEVMALRHRTHPQFGVQFHPESIATEAGRELLSNFLRLAAAWRTDRVAAIA
- a CDS encoding ABC transporter ATP-binding protein, giving the protein MIDVQDLTKVYGALTAVQGLSFHVPAGEILGLVGPNGAGKTTTLRSLAGIIPPTQGQIRIAGHNLAHAPVAAKAALAFIPDEPQLFDYLTVLEHLGFVARLYRQPEAVGRAPELLEELELSDKADSLASELSRGMRQKLAIACGLIHQPRVLILDEPLTGLDPVGIRRMKRTIAARAESGAAVILSSHLLPLVEELCTRVLIIQNGQRVAMGTVAEIAAGRPEFSGRGLEDLFLSLTGHGEPPSA
- the kdsB gene encoding 3-deoxy-manno-octulosonate cytidylyltransferase; amino-acid sequence: MRVLGVIPARLGSTRIPHKPLQPLAGEPLVTRVIQRVQRLGLVDELVVATDSTMVARVVELAGIRAVLTRPEHESGTDRVAEVAARPEFGGHDVVINIQGDEPFLPAAALRGALERVTVDGDDVGTAAAPLAPEDVADAARVKVVTDHRGRALYFSRAPIPYRRDPGGPCRDLYWQHVGVYAYRRAALARWVGLPPAQAELAERLEQLRALHHGMTVGVARLEQPARPGVDTPEDLRRAEAYWLAQEEDQ
- a CDS encoding CTP synthase, with translation MTNGTTSTKYIFVTGGVVSSLGKGIAAASLGRLLVERGLTVTMQKFDPYINVDPGTMSPFQHGEVYVTDDGAETDLDLGHYERYIDRSLSQQNNITTGRIYQNVIGKERRGEYLGSTVQVIPHITDEIKNAIRRPAPGHDVVITEIGGTVGDIESLPFLEAIRQFRQEVGRDNALFLHLTLVPYIAAAGELKTKPTQHSVRDLMQIGIQPDILICRSEQPISPEIKRKIAGFCNVDFECVIESPDVKSIYEIPVRFREQGFDRVVCERLRLETREPDLTSWKAMVEKILRPRHAVRIAVVGKYTDLHDAYKSVQEALIHGGIASDAGVAIDWLSSDQFTSQEAAGRLLEQYDGLLVPGGFGIRGIEGMIEAIRWAREHQLPFFGICLGLQVAIIEFARHVCDMPNTTSTEFEPECEAPVIALMANQREVKDMGGTMRLGAYAAKLRDKSRAAQAYGTLQISERHRHRWEVNNAYRDVLAEHGLRLSGQSPDGGLVEIIELPDHPWFLGCQFHPELKSRPTRPHPLFAAFIAAALERRQRPPAAARPAVAAASR
- a CDS encoding efflux RND transporter permease subunit, with amino-acid sequence MLNGLVRFSVRRPGVVIGLAATLVAYGLTIVARARLDVFPEFAPPQVSIQTEAPGFSPDQVEVLVTKPIEDAINGVNGVAVLRSQSIQGLSVITAVLERGVEVREARQLLAERLGALGGRLPAAVEAPVLSPLTSSSSTVLMVGFTSEHRSAMDQRTFVDWVVKPRLLATPGVAKVAIFGGEVRQLQVQVDPARLARLGLSLADVVDAAGRATGVRGAGVLDDPNQRIVVRTEGQLATPAALGQSVVRASGGGSIRLRDVATVREGAEPKFGDGSINGGPGIVVVVSGQLGSNTKEVAIAVERVLADLAPTIAAEQLTFHPDLFRPASFIDLAVRNITVALLVGGVLVSVVLLLFLFDLRAAAISLSAIPLSLLAAIIVLDRFGYSLNTLTLGGLAIALGEVVDDAIIDVENIARRLRENRRLPEPRAVMAVVRDASIEVRHSVVYATFVVALVFAPVLTMSGVQGALFLPLGVAYILATLASLAVALTVTPALTLVLLGRRDGAAPEPGLLRALRTGYERLLGTLLPRPRLVAAGAVAVCAGAVAVLPFFGSSFLPDFREGHYVVHMAAVPGASLEESVRLGRMVSQAIARDPRVLAVAQRAGRAELSEDTWGTHYSEIEVELKPLEGIEARTVQDSLRAHLRGFPGVSFAIRGFLTERIEETLTGSTAQIVVRIFGEDLDSLDAAARRVAGLARGIPGAVDVQYEPPAVVPEVTVRLRPAALARAGLAGDDVLRDVETATRGARVGQVYDGARATDVVVILEAAARARPEDLGALPLRGDDGRLTTLARVADIGRSTGRYLIAHQGTRRVQTVTANTRGRDVADFARELETRLAAPGLLPPGSYAELAGTATAQREAERELLVHSLLAGAVIFLLLWLAFAEPGRLLLVLANLPFSLVGGVAAVALSGATLSLGSLVGFVTLFGIATRNAVMLVSHYDHLVRLEGERWEAATALRGASERLGPILMTATVTGLALLPLALGSGDPGREIEGPMAIVILGGLVTSTVLSLFVLPTLALRYVRFRGD